Proteins encoded in a region of the Zea mays cultivar B73 chromosome 4, Zm-B73-REFERENCE-NAM-5.0, whole genome shotgun sequence genome:
- the LOC103653295 gene encoding uncharacterized protein isoform X1, producing the protein MLSPLSALSSAAAAAHAVVAGDGEMRVADGGGGGGAGETGAGLRGGVGGGAVVEDGHGEASGGCSASRGSSARGSSGGDSPLTRFVRRGGRLGTMDPERDEMLTSSSSYGSTEPQEEEEEGAGALEAAKDNKRVHGARPQGQTKNAAPCFTRERQDQRHHRLGAVLFQGRKGRAQRPASLDFGCPGVARSSTHSPGFPAAGVAVVNKGMGVSYPSHSRPDVLSSPGTPSCNRRGMAGVGYQQGPRSERVIPPWTGHTSHSGSGMVLPYSTGTGRTLPSKWEDAERWIFSPNPNPNNALGRSVPQLWRPKSKSGPLGPPGRFCGAYSCVSSSAQFLDNGRVGNLTVNAHYMAGMLLPEHICGGVMDWERDASGASGEDSSNGQGGCRPGQMNVRHPAMQPTRVSQQHGSAMESYQSLHASLQSIQDGGIESIKDSATSSAPIILRKDVATQTSPAISRSSSPSTRTSFSRSLSSQQVKELESCFSKLEVRDVQVDDRVTLTRWSKKHVTRGSEKNATNIIECKKKTVDSKSSAWEVTQTAKCISMIEGEEAKMTAWENMQKAEAEAAIQKLVIKLEKKRPYSLERIFNTLRSGSRKTQVVRSTSTANQDQHISRTIKTAPNLSKNGQMSSLSGCFTCHAF; encoded by the exons ATGCTGTCTCCGCTGTCCGCTCTCAGTAGTGCTGCGGCTGCCGCTCACGCAGTCGTCGCCGGGGACGGAGAGATGCGGGTTGCTgatggcggcggcggtggcggtgcTGGTGAGACTGGGGCGGGGCTCCGCGGCGGCGTCGGCGGCGGGGCCGTGGTGGAGGACGGGCACGGGGAGGCAAGCGGCGGGTGCTCGGCGAGTCGCGGGAGCAGCGCGCGCGGATCGTCTGGCGGCGACTCG CCTTTAACCAGGTTCGTGCGCCGGGGTGGTCGACTGGGGACGATGGATCCGGAGCGGGACGAGATGCTGACTTCCTCGTCCTCCTACG GTTCCACGGAGCcacaagaggaggaggaggagggcgcCGGGGCATTAGAAGCGGCCAAGGACAACAAGCGGGTACATGGTGCACGACCCCAGGGGCAGACCAAGAATGCAGCCCCCTGTTTCACTCGAG AACGCCAGGACCAGCGGCATCATCGGTTGGGAGCTGTTCTTTTCCAAGGCAGGAAGGGCAGGGCGCAGCGGCCGGCCTCGCTTGATTTCGGCTGCCCTGGTGTTGCCAGATCCTCGACGCATTCTCCGGGGTTCCCGGCCGCCGGTGTCGCGGTGGTGAACAAGGGGATGGGCGTATCGTATCCGTCACACAGTAGGCCGGACGTGCTGTCTAGTCCGGGGACGCCGAGCTGCAATCGGCGTGGGATGGCAGGCGTTGGCTACCAGCAGGGTCCTCGTTCAGAAAGAGTGATCCCGCCTTGGACCGGCCATACAAGCCATTCTGGGAGCGGCATGGTGTTACCTTACAGCACTGGGACTGGGAGGACGCTGCCATCGAAATGGGAGGATGCAGAGAGGTGGATCTTCAGCCCCAACCCCAACCCCAACAATGCACTCGGGAGGTCGGTCCCGCAACTCTGGCGGCCAAAATCCAAAAGTGGGCCTCTTGGACCTCCCGGTAGATTTTGTGGGGCGTACTCTTGTGTTTCGTCGTCGGCTCAGTTTCTTGACAACGGTAGAGTTGGAAATCTCACTGTGAATGCACATTACATGGCTGGGATGTTGCTACCTGAGCATATTTGCGGGGGTGTTATGGACTGGGAAAGGGATGCAAGTGGAGCATCGGGTGAGGATAGTAGCAATGGCCAGGGAGGCTGCAGGCCTGGTCAAATGAATGTTCGGCATCCTGCTATGCAGCCCACCAGGGTTTCTCAGCAACATGGTAGTGCAATGGAGTCATATCAGTCATTGCATGCTTCTCTTCAATCTATACAAG ATGGTGGAATTGAAAGCATAAAAGACTCTGCCACTAGCAGTGCCCCCATTATTCTGAGGAAGGATGTGGCAACACAAACAAGCCCTGCTATTAGCAGGTCATCCTCTCCCAGCACGAGGACTTCGTTCTCCCGTTCACTATCGTCACAACAAGTCAAAGAGCTGGAGAGTTGTTTCTCTAAGCTCGAGGTCAGGGATGTGCAGGTGGATGATCGGGTGACTCTGACTAGGTGGTCCAAGAAACATGTCACCCGAGGCTCTGAAAAGAATGCTACAAATATTATTGAGTGCAAGAAAAAAACCGTGGATTCTAAATCTTCTGCCTGGGAAGTAACACAAACTGCAAAGTGTATTTCAAT GATTGAGGGAGAGGAAGCAAAAATGACTGCATGGGAGAATATGCAGAAAGCTGAAGCAGAAGCAGCCATACAAAAGCTTGTG ATAAAACTTGAAAAGAAAAGGCCATACTCGCTGGAGAGGATTTTCAACACCCTCAGGTCTGGCTCTCGGAAGACACAGGTGGTACGCAGTACATCAACCGCAAATCAGGATCAGCATATTTCCAGAACTATCAAAACGGCGCCAAACCTCAGCAAGAACGGTCAAATGAGTTCATTGAGTGGATGCTTTACATGTCATGCTTTCTAG
- the LOC103653295 gene encoding uncharacterized protein LOC103653295 produces MLSPLSALSSAAAAAHAVVAGDGEMRVADGGGGGGAGETGAGLRGGVGGGAVVEDGHGEASGGCSASRGSSARGSSGGDSPLTRFVRRGGRLGTMDPERDEMLTSSSSYASAGSTEPQEEEEEGAGALEAAKDNKRVHGARPQGQTKNAAPCFTRERQDQRHHRLGAVLFQGRKGRAQRPASLDFGCPGVARSSTHSPGFPAAGVAVVNKGMGVSYPSHSRPDVLSSPGTPSCNRRGMAGVGYQQGPRSERVIPPWTGHTSHSGSGMVLPYSTGTGRTLPSKWEDAERWIFSPNPNPNNALGRSVPQLWRPKSKSGPLGPPGRFCGAYSCVSSSAQFLDNGRVGNLTVNAHYMAGMLLPEHICGGVMDWERDASGASGEDSSNGQGGCRPGQMNVRHPAMQPTRVSQQHGSAMESYQSLHASLQSIQDGGIESIKDSATSSAPIILRKDVATQTSPAISRSSSPSTRTSFSRSLSSQQVKELESCFSKLEVRDVQVDDRVTLTRWSKKHVTRGSEKNATNIIECKKKTVDSKSSAWEVTQTAKCISMIEGEEAKMTAWENMQKAEAEAAIQKLVIKLEKKRPYSLERIFNTLRSGSRKTQVVRSTSTANQDQHISRTIKTAPNLSKNGQMSSLSGCFTCHAF; encoded by the exons ATGCTGTCTCCGCTGTCCGCTCTCAGTAGTGCTGCGGCTGCCGCTCACGCAGTCGTCGCCGGGGACGGAGAGATGCGGGTTGCTgatggcggcggcggtggcggtgcTGGTGAGACTGGGGCGGGGCTCCGCGGCGGCGTCGGCGGCGGGGCCGTGGTGGAGGACGGGCACGGGGAGGCAAGCGGCGGGTGCTCGGCGAGTCGCGGGAGCAGCGCGCGCGGATCGTCTGGCGGCGACTCG CCTTTAACCAGGTTCGTGCGCCGGGGTGGTCGACTGGGGACGATGGATCCGGAGCGGGACGAGATGCTGACTTCCTCGTCCTCCTACG CTTCTGCAGGTTCCACGGAGCcacaagaggaggaggaggagggcgcCGGGGCATTAGAAGCGGCCAAGGACAACAAGCGGGTACATGGTGCACGACCCCAGGGGCAGACCAAGAATGCAGCCCCCTGTTTCACTCGAG AACGCCAGGACCAGCGGCATCATCGGTTGGGAGCTGTTCTTTTCCAAGGCAGGAAGGGCAGGGCGCAGCGGCCGGCCTCGCTTGATTTCGGCTGCCCTGGTGTTGCCAGATCCTCGACGCATTCTCCGGGGTTCCCGGCCGCCGGTGTCGCGGTGGTGAACAAGGGGATGGGCGTATCGTATCCGTCACACAGTAGGCCGGACGTGCTGTCTAGTCCGGGGACGCCGAGCTGCAATCGGCGTGGGATGGCAGGCGTTGGCTACCAGCAGGGTCCTCGTTCAGAAAGAGTGATCCCGCCTTGGACCGGCCATACAAGCCATTCTGGGAGCGGCATGGTGTTACCTTACAGCACTGGGACTGGGAGGACGCTGCCATCGAAATGGGAGGATGCAGAGAGGTGGATCTTCAGCCCCAACCCCAACCCCAACAATGCACTCGGGAGGTCGGTCCCGCAACTCTGGCGGCCAAAATCCAAAAGTGGGCCTCTTGGACCTCCCGGTAGATTTTGTGGGGCGTACTCTTGTGTTTCGTCGTCGGCTCAGTTTCTTGACAACGGTAGAGTTGGAAATCTCACTGTGAATGCACATTACATGGCTGGGATGTTGCTACCTGAGCATATTTGCGGGGGTGTTATGGACTGGGAAAGGGATGCAAGTGGAGCATCGGGTGAGGATAGTAGCAATGGCCAGGGAGGCTGCAGGCCTGGTCAAATGAATGTTCGGCATCCTGCTATGCAGCCCACCAGGGTTTCTCAGCAACATGGTAGTGCAATGGAGTCATATCAGTCATTGCATGCTTCTCTTCAATCTATACAAG ATGGTGGAATTGAAAGCATAAAAGACTCTGCCACTAGCAGTGCCCCCATTATTCTGAGGAAGGATGTGGCAACACAAACAAGCCCTGCTATTAGCAGGTCATCCTCTCCCAGCACGAGGACTTCGTTCTCCCGTTCACTATCGTCACAACAAGTCAAAGAGCTGGAGAGTTGTTTCTCTAAGCTCGAGGTCAGGGATGTGCAGGTGGATGATCGGGTGACTCTGACTAGGTGGTCCAAGAAACATGTCACCCGAGGCTCTGAAAAGAATGCTACAAATATTATTGAGTGCAAGAAAAAAACCGTGGATTCTAAATCTTCTGCCTGGGAAGTAACACAAACTGCAAAGTGTATTTCAAT GATTGAGGGAGAGGAAGCAAAAATGACTGCATGGGAGAATATGCAGAAAGCTGAAGCAGAAGCAGCCATACAAAAGCTTGTG ATAAAACTTGAAAAGAAAAGGCCATACTCGCTGGAGAGGATTTTCAACACCCTCAGGTCTGGCTCTCGGAAGACACAGGTGGTACGCAGTACATCAACCGCAAATCAGGATCAGCATATTTCCAGAACTATCAAAACGGCGCCAAACCTCAGCAAGAACGGTCAAATGAGTTCATTGAGTGGATGCTTTACATGTCATGCTTTCTAG